In Pseudomonas alcaliphila JAB1, a single window of DNA contains:
- a CDS encoding anti-sigma factor produces the protein MIPHEPEERRALIGEYLLGLLDEHEAAEVRQLLEEDESAARMALEWERHFLELSDQLPAHAPSPALWARIRQSLGLHDEPHSSPLANWWNSLLTWRLTAAALAMALLVAVLMPLLRTPDIAGERYTVVLQQPGEAAKPGWVIQVSSDGTLSLDPLVADQVPEGRALQFWTLIDPAEGPRSLGLVEAGQPLRLPAEQIGAVQAGQLFELTLEPEGGSPYNRPSGPVLYIGRAVLASAN, from the coding sequence ATGATTCCGCACGAACCCGAAGAACGCCGTGCCCTGATTGGCGAATACCTGCTCGGCTTGCTCGATGAGCATGAAGCGGCCGAGGTGCGCCAGTTGCTCGAAGAGGATGAGAGTGCCGCCCGTATGGCCCTGGAATGGGAACGACACTTTCTCGAACTGAGCGACCAGCTACCGGCACATGCGCCCTCCCCGGCACTCTGGGCACGTATTCGGCAGAGTCTGGGCCTGCACGATGAGCCACATTCGAGCCCGCTGGCCAACTGGTGGAACAGCCTGCTGACCTGGCGTCTGACTGCCGCCGCGCTGGCCATGGCGCTGCTGGTCGCCGTGCTGATGCCGCTGCTGCGCACCCCGGATATCGCCGGCGAACGCTATACCGTGGTGCTGCAGCAGCCAGGCGAAGCGGCCAAACCCGGCTGGGTGATCCAGGTCAGCAGCGATGGCACGCTCTCGCTCGATCCGCTGGTCGCCGATCAGGTCCCCGAAGGCCGCGCCTTGCAATTCTGGACGCTGATCGATCCGGCCGAAGGCCCACGCTCGCTGGGCCTGGTCGAGGCTGGCCAGCCGCTGCGCCTGCCTGCCGAGCAGATCGGTGCGGTGCAGGCGGGGCAACTCTTCGAGCTGACCCTCGAACCTGAAGGCGGCTCGCCCTACAACCGCCCAAGCGGCCCGGTGCTGTATATCGGTCGCGCCGTGCTGGCCAGCGCCAACTGA
- a CDS encoding two-component system response regulator, with translation MTLVADTRPLLLLVDDEPTNLQVLRHILQDDYRLLFAKEGARALEMAERERPDLILLDVMMPGMTGYEVCEQLKGSPQLKTIPVIFVTALGDVEDEARGFEVGAVDYITKPISPPIVRARVRTHLSLVRVDELRQTRLQIVQRLGMAAEYKDNETGLHVIRMSHFSKVLALAAGFSESAAEELLNAAPMHDVGKIGIPDAVLRKPGKLDEEEWQVMRQHVEIGARIIGEHSSGLLRTAQRIALSHHEKWDGSGYPNGLSGEEIPLEGRIVAIADVFDALTSVRPYKQAWSVDDAVGFLREQSGRHFEPRLVELFIACLPEILQIKERWAEQPAA, from the coding sequence ATGACCCTGGTTGCCGATACGCGTCCGCTGTTGCTGCTGGTCGATGACGAACCCACCAACCTGCAGGTGCTACGCCATATCCTGCAAGACGACTATCGTCTGCTGTTCGCCAAAGAGGGCGCCCGCGCGCTGGAAATGGCCGAGCGTGAACGGCCCGACCTGATTCTGCTCGATGTCATGATGCCGGGCATGACCGGCTATGAGGTATGCGAGCAGCTCAAGGGCAGTCCTCAGCTGAAGACTATTCCGGTGATCTTCGTGACCGCTCTGGGCGATGTCGAAGATGAGGCGCGCGGTTTCGAGGTTGGCGCGGTGGACTACATCACCAAGCCCATCAGCCCGCCCATCGTGCGTGCTCGGGTGCGCACTCATCTGTCGCTGGTACGTGTCGATGAACTCAGGCAGACCCGCCTGCAGATCGTCCAGCGGCTGGGCATGGCTGCCGAGTACAAGGACAACGAGACCGGCCTGCACGTCATTCGCATGAGCCATTTCTCCAAGGTGCTGGCGCTGGCCGCCGGCTTCAGCGAAAGCGCGGCCGAGGAACTGCTCAACGCGGCGCCGATGCACGATGTCGGCAAGATCGGTATTCCCGACGCGGTGCTGCGCAAGCCGGGAAAGCTGGACGAGGAGGAATGGCAGGTAATGCGCCAGCACGTGGAAATTGGTGCGCGTATCATCGGCGAGCACAGCTCAGGGCTGCTGCGCACGGCGCAGCGCATTGCCCTGTCGCACCATGAGAAGTGGGATGGCAGTGGTTACCCCAATGGCTTGAGTGGCGAGGAGATTCCCCTGGAGGGCCGCATCGTCGCCATCGCTGACGTGTTCGATGCGCTGACCAGCGTGCGCCCCTACAAACAGGCCTGGTCCGTGGACGATGCAGTCGGTTTCCTGCGTGAACAGAGTGGGCGCCACTTCGAGCCGCGTTTGGTCGAGCTGTTCATCGCTTGTTTGCCCGAGATTCTGCAGATCAAGGAACGCTGGGCCGAACAACCTGCCGCTTGA
- a CDS encoding dienelactone hydrolase family protein: protein MQKKTLVPLLCAAFAGLADAAVVTKTVAYEIDGEAFEGVLVYDDSVTTPRPGLLAVPNWMGVNEDTVAKAARAAGDKYVVFVADMYGKAIRPSNAEEAGAAATAVRADRPLMRKRAQAAVEVLKAQNGEVALDLSKLGAIGFCFGGGTVLELARSGAPLKGFVSFHGNLDTPNPADAQNIKAPVLVLHGADDPAVPQAQVDGFIAEMKAAKTDWQLVSYGGAVHSFTNPKANVPGRNEYHPVVAARAFKAMNDLFDEVFAEQ, encoded by the coding sequence ATGCAGAAGAAGACACTGGTTCCCCTATTGTGCGCCGCATTCGCCGGTCTTGCCGATGCGGCGGTCGTGACCAAGACAGTTGCGTACGAAATCGATGGCGAAGCCTTCGAAGGCGTGCTGGTTTACGACGATTCGGTCACCACGCCGCGCCCTGGGCTGCTCGCCGTTCCCAACTGGATGGGGGTGAATGAAGACACCGTGGCCAAGGCCGCCCGCGCGGCAGGCGACAAATACGTGGTGTTCGTCGCCGACATGTACGGCAAGGCCATTCGTCCCAGCAATGCCGAAGAAGCAGGGGCCGCGGCCACTGCCGTGCGTGCAGATCGCCCGCTGATGCGTAAGCGGGCGCAGGCTGCAGTCGAGGTACTCAAGGCGCAGAACGGAGAGGTGGCACTGGATCTGAGCAAGCTGGGTGCCATCGGCTTCTGCTTCGGTGGCGGCACGGTGCTGGAACTCGCGCGCTCTGGGGCGCCGCTGAAAGGCTTCGTATCCTTCCACGGCAATCTGGATACGCCCAATCCGGCCGATGCCCAGAACATCAAGGCGCCGGTATTGGTGCTGCATGGGGCTGATGATCCCGCTGTACCGCAGGCGCAGGTCGACGGCTTCATCGCCGAGATGAAGGCGGCCAAGACTGATTGGCAATTGGTGAGCTACGGCGGCGCCGTGCACTCGTTCACCAACCCCAAGGCCAACGTGCCGGGTCGCAACGAATACCATCCGGTGGTCGCCGCGCGAGCATTCAAGGCGATGAACGATCTGTTCGATGAGGTATTCGCCGAGCAGTGA
- a CDS encoding FG-GAP repeat protein, which yields MSSYRPLAGLLLLPTLALADLPRFEPEPGRHAQVQQQGEGYFLQQPDGSHLELSIPEGNDAEPPSFAVEDYDFDGYPDLAIRVSAGMVNSAYHVYLYRPALRRFEQLQIPPALMERVNCAWLSELQPNSEERALYSHCRSGPRWYYDAYRFAESGVPWLYKTLQVRHDYDPDAPVFFPVFEKTLDPQGRVIASRAFDDGDQPITWTVPAPRLYLHARPEETSRTKAYLIEGDVCEVLDQQGRWLQIRYASRKGSLERWVSLDEAYAQAQP from the coding sequence TTGTCCTCGTATCGCCCCCTCGCTGGCCTGCTGTTGTTGCCCACATTGGCCCTGGCTGATCTACCCCGTTTCGAACCTGAGCCCGGGCGGCATGCCCAGGTACAACAGCAAGGCGAAGGCTATTTTCTGCAGCAACCCGACGGCAGCCATCTGGAACTAAGCATCCCCGAAGGCAACGACGCAGAACCGCCGAGCTTCGCCGTCGAGGACTACGATTTCGACGGCTACCCGGATCTGGCGATTCGCGTGTCGGCCGGGATGGTCAACTCCGCCTACCACGTCTACCTCTACCGCCCGGCCCTGCGCCGTTTCGAGCAGTTGCAGATACCACCAGCGCTGATGGAACGCGTCAATTGCGCATGGCTGTCGGAGCTGCAGCCCAACAGTGAGGAACGAGCGCTCTACAGCCACTGCCGCAGCGGACCACGCTGGTACTACGACGCCTATCGCTTCGCTGAATCTGGTGTCCCCTGGCTGTACAAGACGCTGCAAGTACGTCACGACTACGATCCGGATGCACCTGTGTTTTTTCCTGTGTTCGAGAAAACACTCGACCCTCAAGGCCGGGTCATCGCCAGCCGCGCGTTCGACGACGGTGACCAGCCAATTACCTGGACTGTGCCCGCCCCACGTCTTTATCTCCACGCACGCCCTGAAGAAACCAGCCGGACCAAGGCCTACCTGATCGAAGGGGACGTCTGCGAAGTCCTGGATCAGCAGGGACGCTGGCTACAGATTCGCTACGCCTCGCGCAAGGGCTCGCTGGAGCGCTGGGTTTCACTCGACGAGGCCTACGCCCAGGCTCAGCCCTGA
- a CDS encoding OsmC family protein gives MIRIHNNKGLQQQIEIGSHQLIGDVSPEQGGDGAGPEPHDLFDAALGTCKAMTLLLYARQRGLPLEGIDVHVERDDSEERQGNYRLIVDLALKGPLDETQRQQLLRVADKCPIHKLMTTTDIQIETRLAGAPA, from the coding sequence ATGATCCGCATTCACAACAACAAGGGCCTGCAGCAGCAGATCGAAATCGGCTCGCACCAGCTCATCGGCGACGTCTCGCCCGAGCAGGGCGGGGATGGCGCCGGACCGGAACCGCACGATCTGTTCGACGCAGCCCTCGGCACCTGCAAGGCCATGACCCTGCTGCTCTATGCGCGCCAACGCGGCCTTCCGCTGGAAGGCATCGACGTGCACGTCGAGCGTGACGACAGCGAGGAGCGCCAGGGCAACTACCGCCTAATCGTCGACCTGGCGCTCAAGGGGCCACTGGACGAGACACAGCGCCAGCAACTGCTGCGCGTGGCGGACAAATGTCCGATCCACAAGCTGATGACCACCACCGACATCCAGATCGAGACCCGCCTGGCGGGAGCTCCGGCATGA
- a CDS encoding sigma-70 family RNA polymerase sigma factor, translating to MADREFDYESTLEACARGDERAFQTLYRQEAGQLLGLAISMLGRRDIAEDCLHDAFVRIWQHAARYRRELGSGRAWVHSILRYRVLNALRSGNRHAEVDDDFIERVLDDSPQAEAQALEQSEQRLLRRCLQRLERPRRHPILLAFYRGLTHEQIASHLSTPLGTIKGRIRAGLRALQECLQA from the coding sequence ATGGCAGATCGCGAGTTCGATTACGAAAGCACCCTGGAAGCCTGCGCACGCGGCGACGAACGTGCCTTCCAGACGCTCTACCGGCAAGAGGCCGGTCAATTGCTCGGCCTGGCCATCAGCATGCTGGGCCGCCGTGACATTGCCGAGGACTGTCTGCACGACGCTTTCGTGCGTATCTGGCAGCACGCCGCGCGCTATAGGCGCGAACTGGGCAGCGGTCGCGCCTGGGTGCACAGCATCCTGCGCTACCGCGTGCTGAATGCGTTGCGCAGTGGCAACCGGCATGCCGAAGTGGACGATGACTTCATCGAACGTGTGCTCGACGACAGCCCGCAGGCCGAAGCACAAGCGCTGGAGCAATCCGAGCAGCGCCTGCTGCGTCGCTGTTTGCAGCGCCTGGAAAGGCCGCGCCGCCATCCGATCCTGCTGGCGTTCTACCGTGGCCTGACCCACGAGCAGATCGCCAGCCACCTGAGCACACCGCTGGGCACCATCAAAGGCCGTATCCGCGCCGGCCTGCGCGCGCTGCAGGAGTGTCTGCAAGCATGA
- a CDS encoding DUF4394 domain-containing protein: MKRITTLCTASLLTLSAGAASATELLALGADGKLFKVDVASLKVTASMAVSGASDLRGLDVRPASGQLYALSGTDQLYTLDATSGKATAGSKLQTALSGSGQAVVDFNPVADRLRLLGPDGTSLRVNVDTGEVAVDGKVAYATDGPYAGKQPKVVAGAYTSSYAGTQSTALYNIDLASSSLMLQNPPNDGVQQLVGKVADGLKAAALDIASDGKGGNTAYVLTGKTLHQLDLTSGKPTTLGDVADLPDGIIDIAVLPAK, encoded by the coding sequence ATGAAACGCATCACTACCCTTTGCACCGCCAGCCTGCTGACCCTGAGCGCAGGTGCCGCCAGCGCCACCGAACTGCTCGCACTGGGCGCCGATGGCAAGCTGTTCAAGGTCGATGTCGCCAGCCTCAAGGTCACCGCCAGCATGGCGGTCAGTGGCGCCAGCGACCTGCGCGGCCTGGATGTGCGTCCGGCCAGCGGTCAGCTCTACGCCCTCAGCGGTACCGATCAGCTCTACACCCTGGACGCCACAAGCGGTAAAGCAACTGCAGGTAGCAAGCTGCAAACTGCGCTGTCCGGCAGCGGCCAGGCGGTGGTCGATTTCAACCCGGTGGCCGACCGCCTGCGCCTGCTCGGCCCGGACGGCACCAGCCTGCGGGTAAACGTCGATACCGGTGAAGTGGCCGTAGACGGCAAGGTCGCCTACGCCACCGACGGCCCCTACGCGGGCAAGCAACCCAAGGTGGTCGCCGGCGCCTACACCAGTTCCTATGCCGGTACGCAGAGCACGGCGCTGTACAACATCGACCTGGCCAGCAGCAGCCTGATGCTGCAGAACCCGCCAAACGATGGCGTGCAGCAACTGGTCGGCAAGGTCGCCGATGGCCTCAAGGCAGCTGCGCTGGATATCGCCAGCGACGGCAAGGGTGGCAACACCGCCTACGTATTGACCGGCAAGACCCTACACCAGCTGGATCTGACCAGCGGCAAGCCCACCACCCTGGGCGACGTCGCCGATCTGCCGGACGGCATCATCGACATCGCCGTGCTGCCCGCGAAGTAA
- a CDS encoding pirin family protein codes for MSELQLIRPRAEDISGQPILRPLPSARFRSIGPFVFFDHMLEHDYPAGKGMNIAQHPHIGLSTLTYLFEGQLQHKDSLGSDQLVGPGDVSWMTAGRAVAHVERTPPEQLGQNKRAHGLQVWLALPEAEEQCEPAYSHHPVASLPRSEAMGVQITLIAGSGFCLESPVPVRSPTLYAELRLAAGANLLIPTEHSERALYLIDGEAKLDGEPLPRHTMAVIPAGETPVLSACGECHLALIGGEPIGPRRINWNFVATTPELIDQARQRWAAGDWPQVPGETTRIELPR; via the coding sequence ATGAGCGAGTTACAGCTGATCCGCCCGCGCGCCGAGGACATTTCCGGCCAACCGATTCTGCGTCCCCTGCCCTCGGCACGCTTTCGCAGCATCGGCCCCTTCGTGTTCTTCGATCACATGCTGGAGCATGACTACCCGGCCGGCAAAGGCATGAACATTGCCCAGCATCCGCATATCGGCCTATCCACCCTCACCTACCTGTTCGAAGGCCAGCTGCAGCACAAGGACAGCCTGGGTTCGGACCAACTGGTGGGCCCCGGTGATGTCAGCTGGATGACCGCAGGGCGCGCCGTCGCCCATGTCGAACGTACGCCGCCCGAGCAGCTCGGACAGAACAAGCGAGCCCACGGCCTGCAGGTATGGCTGGCCTTGCCAGAAGCCGAGGAACAGTGCGAACCGGCTTACAGCCATCACCCCGTCGCTTCGCTACCCCGCAGCGAAGCCATGGGCGTGCAGATCACCCTGATCGCCGGCAGTGGTTTCTGCCTCGAATCACCAGTACCGGTTCGCTCACCGACCCTGTATGCCGAGCTGCGCCTGGCCGCCGGTGCCAACCTGCTGATACCCACCGAACACAGCGAACGAGCCCTGTACCTGATCGATGGCGAAGCCAAGCTGGATGGCGAGCCCCTACCCCGGCATACCATGGCCGTCATCCCGGCAGGCGAAACGCCCGTGCTCAGCGCCTGCGGCGAATGCCACCTGGCCCTGATCGGCGGTGAACCCATTGGCCCACGGCGAATCAACTGGAACTTCGTCGCCACCACCCCGGAGCTGATCGATCAGGCGCGCCAGCGCTGGGCAGCGGGCGACTGGCCGCAAGTACCAGGCGAAACCACGCGCATCGAACTGCCGCGCTAA